The DNA region ACCTACAACGCGATCACCACGGACTTCTGGGCGAACCTCGACGCCGTGGGACCGCCCGAGAGCTGGGAGCACCACGGCATGGACGGCGACGCGAAGGGGCAGCCGGTGCAGTCCAACTACCCGTCGCACGGCTCGTCGCCCTGCCTGATCCGCAAGGTCATGGTCGGCGCGGCCTTCTCGTAACGACACTCGACGGACTTCGTTCATTCGGCCGTCGGCCTTCGTCGTTGCGGCCGGCCATGAGCGGCGTCGGGCGACTTCGAAGGTGCGTGATCTTCACGAAGGCCGAAGGCCGAGGGCCCCAGGCCGTGTTCTCGAGGGATGAGATGAGTTATTCGCGCGAAGAAGTGAAGGCGATCACCGACAAGATCCTGAACATGGCCAAGGCCGACGCGGTCGAGGTCGATTTCCAGGGTGGGGAGCGGTCGGCGACGCGGTACGCCAATTCCAGCATCACGGCGAACCTGATCGAGCACGACCAGCAGGTGAACATCACGGTCTACTACGGGCAGAAGAGCGCCAGTACCGTGACGCACCAGTTCGACGATGCCTCGCTGAAGACGGCGATCGAGGAAGCGCAGGCGCTGGCCAGGCGCAAGCCGGACAACCCGGAGACGATGCCGCTGGTCAAGCCGCCGCAGAACTACGTGCCCGTCGAGGCCGTGATCGACCGCACCGCCAACTTCGGGCCGGCCGAGCGCGCCGCGATGGTGAAGAAGAGCCTCGACATCTGCGAGAAGAAGGGCGTGGTCGGCGCCGGCTACATCCCGAAGCTGCACTGGACGCAGGCGACCGCAAACAGCGAGGGCCTCTTCTCGTACTTCCGCTACGCCGAGGCGAGCCTCATCCTGACCTGCCGCACGCCCGACGGGACGGGCTCCGGCTGGGCGGGGCAGACAGGGCTGAAGGACGTGAGCCAGATCGATCCGGTGGCGATCACCGAGCGGGCCGCCGACAAGGCGCTGAAGTCGCAGAAGCCGCGCGCCATCGAGCCCGGTGACTACACGGTGATCCTCGAGCCGCGGCCGGCGGCCCGGTTCCTGTCGCTGCTGCTGACGTCGATGGACGCGCGTTCGGCCGAGGAAGGCCGCAGCTTCATGAGCGGCAAGGAACGCGGGCAGACCAAGGTCGGCGAGAAGCTGTTCGGCGACAACGTCACCATCAAGTCGGTGATCAACCACCCGGTGCTGCGGCAGTCGCCGATCGGCGAGGACGGCCTCGCCGCGCAGGACGTCACCTGGGTCGAGAAGGGCGTCGTCAAGAACCTGTACTACAGCCGGTACTGGGCGCAGAAGACCGGCAAGCAGCCGACCGCGACGCAGCCGGGGCTGAGCCTGGTGATGGATGGCGGCACCACGTCCGTCGAGGAGATGATCAAGACGACCAAGCGCGGGCTGCTCGTCTCGTTCTTCTGGTACATGCGCCCGGTGGAGCAGATGTCCATCCTCTACACCGGCATGACGCGCGACGGCCTGTTCCTCATCGAGAACGGCGAGATCACCGCGCCGGTCCAGAACTTCCGCTGGAACGAGACGCCGGTGGTCGGGCTCAACAACATCAGCGCGCTCGGCCCGCCCGAGCCGATGCACACCGGCGAGGCCTACGACCAGCCGGGCACGGCGATGATTCCGGCGATGCGCATCGAGGACTTCACGATGACGTCCGTCTCGCCCGCGGTCTGAGGCCAGCCATGTCCAGCAATCGTCGAGAGTTCCTCAAGACCGTGGGCGCCACCTCGATGGCGCTCGCCTCCAGCGACCTGGTCGCCGCGCTGATCGCGCAGTCGCCCAGGGGCAAGGTGCTGGAGTCGAAGTTCAAGGGCCTGTCCGACGTCGCGCTCGGCGAAGCCAGGCGCCTCGGCGCCACGTACTGCGACATCCGCTTCACGCGCAACGTCAGCGACTCGGTCACCGTGCGTGATCGCATCGTCGGCGGCGGCGGGTTCGGTGGCGGCGGCGGTGGCGGCGGATTCGGCGGGGGCGGCGGGCGCAACGAGAGCGCCGGCTTCGGTGTCCGCGTGCTGCACAGCGGCGTGTGGGGCTTTGCCAGCAGCCCGACCGTCACCGAGGACCAGGTGCGCGCCATCACGCGCCAGGCCGTGGAGGTGGCGCGCGCGAGCGCCGTGGCCAAGCGGTTCGACGTCAAGCTGACGCCGACGCCGGGCTACCAGACGTACTGGGCCACGCCGATCAAGGTCGATCCGGCGACCGTGTCGCTCGACGACAAGATCGCCTTCCTGCTCGGCATCAACGAGCAGTTGATGAAGACCAAGGGCGTCATCCGGACGCAGTCGTCGATCGCCCAGGACTACGAGTGGAAGTACTTCGCCTCGAGCGAGGGCTCCTACATCGAGCAGGAGACGTGGCGCATGGCGCCGAGCTACACGGCGACGGCGCGCGCCGGTGGCAAGGTCAAGACCCGCACCTACACCGTGCAGGCCCGGACGGGCGGCTACGAGGTGGTGACCGGCGGCGGCATGCTCGAGAACGCCGACCGCATCGCCGCCGAGGCGGTCGAGCACGCGATGGCGCCGTCGGTGACCGCGGGGCTCAAGGACATCGTGATGACGCCCTCGCACTCGATGCTGACGATCCACGAGATCATCGGCCACCCGACCGAGCTCGATCGCATCCTGGGCTACGAGGCCAACTACGCGGGCACCAGCTTCATCAAGCTGTCCGACGTCGGCAAGCTGAAGTACGGCAGCAAGCTGTTCAACGTCACCGCCGATCGCACCACGCCCGGCGCGCTCTGCACCGTGGGCTACGACGATGACGGCGTGAAGACGCAGTCGTGGCCGATCATCCGCGACGGCATCCTGGTGGGCCTGCAGACCAACCGCGAGACGGCGCACTTCATGGGCGAGAAGGAGAGCCGCGGGTGCACGTTCGCCACCTCGTGGCGCAACTACCCGTTCCTGCGGATGCCCAACGTGCACGTCGAACCCGGCGACGACAAGGCCCCGAGCGCCGAGGAGATCATCGCCGACACCAAGGATGGCCTGCTCATCGACGGGCGCGGCAGCTACTCGATCGACCAGCAGCGCTACAACGGGCAGTTCGGCGGCGACGCGTTCTGGGAGATCAAGAACGGCAAGAAGACGCGGATGGTGGCCGACGTGACCTACAACGCCATCACGACGGACTTCTACGGCAACCTCGACGCCGTGTCGAACAAGGGCTCGTGGGAGATGCACGGCACCACAGGCGATGCCAAGGGCCAGCCGGTCCAGATCAACCACATCTCGCACGGCGCGCCGTACATGCGCGTGCGCAAGATCATGGTGGGCGCGGCCTACCTCTGAGCCGCTGCGGTGCACCGGGCCGTTCAGTCGAGCGGCTCGGCGACCACCACCCTGTTGCGCCCCTCGGCCTTGGCGCGATACAGCGCCAGGTCGGCGCTGTGCAGGAGCCTGGCGACGTCCGTGACGTTGTCGCCCCTGGCCACGCCGACGGAGGTGGTGATGGCGATCGTCGCCTCCTTGAAGGGCACCGGCGTGTCCTGGATCACGCGGCGGACCCGCTCGGCCATCGCCATGGCCTGGTGTTCCGGGACGTCCCTCAGCAGCACCACGAACTCCTCGCCACCGAGGCGAGCGACAATGTCGCCGCGCCGGAACAGCTGGGCCAACAGCTGTCCGACGTGACGCAGGACCGCGTCGCCGCCGTCGTGGCCATGGGTGTCGTTGACCCGCTTGAAGAAGTCGATGTCCAGGGCCAGGGCGGTCATCGTCTCGCCTCGGCCGGCCCGCGCGTCCTCCAGCCAGGGCTCCACGCGGGCGGCCAGGCCGCGGCGGTTGAGTGCCCGCGTGAGGGGGTCGGTGAGTGCCGCATCGAGCAAGGTCACCTCGCGCCGACGCCGCTCGCTCACGTCCCGCGCCACGATCACGAAGGCGGCCGCCTCACCTGCGTCGTCGACGATGGTCGAGAGGATCGTGTCGCCCCAGATCGCCCCGCCATCGGCGCACTGGTACTCCGCCTCGAACGAAGCCCAGCCCTGGCGGACGGCGAGTGCGGCCATCGCCGCCAGGTCCACCGGTTCACTGGAATCGGCGCGCAGCAACTCGGCGCCGGGGCGCCCCACGATCGTCGTCCCGTGGCCGAGCAGGCGCTCGATGGAGCGATTGGACTGCGTGATGCGCAGGTCGAGGCCGAGCATGACCACGAAGTACCCCTGCAATGCCTCCAGGAGGACGGCCAGATTCTGCCGCTCCCGCGCCAACTGCCGCTCCTGAAGGACGCGGCTCGTGACGTCCTCGATCGCGACCATGCACGAATCGGGGTTCACGATGATGGCCGTCAGCGCCAGATGGCGCACCTGTCCCTGCGGATCGCGGCGCTCGACCGGCCGTTGCTCGGCCACCAGCCCCGGCTCGCCGAGGTGATCCCTCGACAGGTCGGCCAGTGCCGGGTCGAGCGCCTGCAGGATGGCCCAACCCTGGTCGGCGCGCGAGGGCAGGCCCAGTGCCACCAGCAGCGCGACCGCGCGCGGGTTCATCAGGTCGATCTCGCCCGCGCCGCTCATGCGCCATACGGCGACGGGGAGCTGGTACAGGAACTGGAGCAGCGACTCCTGATCGCCGGACGCGGATTCGTGACTCACGAGGTCAGCGCTTGACCAGCAAGTACATGTAAGGGGAGGCGGCCGATCGCAGCAGGCGCAGCGTGACCGGCGAGGGCTTCATGCGCAGCGTGAACACATAGTCGAGGGTCGCGTCCAGTTCCGGCTCGCTCAGGAAGCGCTCGGCGATCAGGTAGTTGTTCGTGCATGGCGCAACGTCGCTGAAGAAGTTGCGTGCCAGCACGCGCTCCCTGGACAGTCCGGCCATGCGCGACTCGCACGCATTGTAGGCCTCGACGTCGCCGCCCTCGCGCATGCGGATGACGCCGAAATCCAGCGTATCGAGTTCCTCCGCCGACAGGGCGTCAAGTTGGGCCAACACACTCGGGTCATCGAAGTTCATCGCGCTCGATTCTCGTCTGCCGCGTCGGTCGCGGCGTCCGCCCAGTTTACAACTGATGAGTCTGCAATAGAGCCAGCCGCACCGGCGTGACCGCAGCCTCGGTCACGCGGGCGCGCCACGCGTCCGGCCGTGGCGGCATGGGGCGCGCTCGCGCCATCAACGCTCGGTTCCACCGGCGCCGGCGCCTACCCTGGGGGCTGCGGAGCAGCGGTCGTCCTGACCTGATCATCGACGACGACCCGGCCGTCGAACAGGTGCACCGACCGTGTCGCGTGCGCAGCGTAGCGCGGGTCGTGCGTGACCATGCAGATGGTGGCGCCATCGCCATGCAGGTCGCGCAGCAGCTGCATCACGGCCTCGCCGTTGCGCGAGTCGAGGTTGCCGGTCGGCTCGTCGGCCAGCAGGATGGACGGCTGCGTGACCACCGCGCGTGCCACGGCGACGCGCTGCTGCTGACCGCCGGACAGCTGCGCCGGCAGGTGGCGCGCCCGGTGCGCCATGCCGACCCGCTCGAGCGCCCCGTTCACGCGCTTGCGGCGATCGGCAGCCGACATCCCCATGTAGGTCAACGGCAGCTCGACGTTCTCGTGGACGGTGAGGTCGCCAATCAGGTTGAAACTCTGGAAGACGAAGCCGATCTCGCGGTTGCGCGTGCGCGCCCGCTCGGCCGTCGACAGGCCGTCCACGGAGCGACCGTTGAGGAGGTAGCGTCCCTCGGTGGGCGACTCGAGCAGGCCGAGGATCGAGAGCAGCGTGGACTTGCCGCAGCCGGACGGGCCGGCAATGGCGACGTACTCGCCGAAATCGATCGTGAGGTCGATGCCGTCGAGGGCATGCGTCTCCACATCGTCGGCCGCGAAGACCTTGCGGATGCCGTCGAGCCGGATCAGGGGATGGGACACGGCGTGTCTCACTCGTACCTCAAGCCGCTGAGTGCACGGTCGCTCACGATCCGGCACGCCGGTACCAGCGCCGCCACCACGCCAGCAAACAGGAGCACGCCTGCGGCAATGGCGCGCACGGAGAGATCGCCGCTGCGGATGCCGAACAACTGCTGTTCGAGGAGGCGGGCCGCCGGGATGCTGGCGAGCAACCCCACGGTGACGCCGGCCGTGGTGAGCCAGAGTCCGGGACGCAACAGCCAGGCGCGCAGCGACCACGTCCGCGCGCCGAGGGCGAGGCGGATGCCGACTTCCCGGCGACGCGCCACCATCTCGCTGGCGAGCAGGCCATACAGGCCGACGACCGCCAGCAGCGCCGCAGCGAGCGCACAGGTGGCCATGACGCGGGTCAGCACGCGCGCCTGCCGACTCCCGGCATCCACGGCCTCGTCCAGCGGGGCGAGCAGGCCGAGGGGATGGTCGGGGATCGCCCGCTGCAGGGAGGCGCGCAGGCGACGCACCGCGTCCGGGGTGCCGTCGGTGCGGGCTGCGACGTGCACGAGCGGCCAGTAGGCGCGTGACCAGGGCCGGTAGACCTCGGGGACGGCCGTCTCGTCGCGGAACGTCTGCCGGACGTCACCGACGACGCCGACGACCTCCGACCACGCCGGCGTGTCGTCCTTCCACCTGAGCCAGAGACGCTGTCCCACCGGGTCGACGCTGCCGAAGTGGCGGCGGGCAAAAGCCGACGACACCACTACCTCCGACCGCGCGCTTCCCGGCCCCTCGTCGACGAACACCCGACCGGACACGAGCGGGATGTCCATTGCGCGGAAATAGTCGGGCGTCGCCGAGCGCACCGAGATGTCGGTCCGCCCGGGGGCGACGTCGGCCTCGCCGTAGATGAGGACCGAGCCGGACTGGGTGCCGCCCTGAAGGGGGAAGCGGTCGACCGCCCCGGCGGCCACGACGCCCGGCGTGCCGTTCACCGCGTCGAGGATGCGCCGCACCACGGCGTCGATCTCGGCCTTGGGCTGTTCCCAATCGAGGTCGTAACGGATCGCGACCACGTGCGTGGCATCGTAGCCGCGGGGTCGACGAAGCATCTCCTGCAGACTCCCGGAGAACAGCAGCGCGAGGACGAGCAGTACCGTACTGCAGGCGACCTGCGTGCCGACGAGCAGCCGCCGCACGCGCCGGCGGCTCGGCGGCTCGGTCGCGGCATGAAGCGCCGCTCCGGGGCGCGCGGGCCGCGTGAGCACGTGCCAGGCCGGCCACACGGCGAGGACGAGCGTGGTCACCAGCACCACGCCCAGTCCGGCCCCGACCGTGCGCGCCCCCATCGTCACGCCGGTCAGGCCGGTCACGTCCTCGGCCAGTGCCCGCTCCAGCCACCGCAGCACGAGGCTGGCGACGTACCAGGCCAGCGGCATGGCCGCGACGGCGATCAGGAACGCCTCGTGGAAGGCCAACCGCAACATCGCCCACGGCCCGGCGCCGAGGGCCAGCCGCACCGACGACTCATGGTCGCGGGCCATCGCCCGCACGAACAGCAGCCCGCCGACGTTGACGCAGACCACCAGGTACACCACGAGCGCCGCGCCCAGGACCATCAGCAGCGGGGAGCGCACGTCGCGCGCCTCATGGGACTGGAGGCTGGTGAGCCGCACATCGAGGTTCCGATCGTGCGTGGGGTACGTCTCGCCGAAGCGGCGGGCCGCGGCACGGGCCTCCTGCTCGACGCTCGCAAGGGTCGCGCCGGGCGCGAGGCGACCGATGACCATGAGCCAGTTACCGCCGCGCGGGGCGCGCTGGTACTCCGGACCCGACGGGGCGAAGACGTCGATGTCGGCAGGGTAGGCAAATTCCGGAGGGAGGATGCCGACGATCTGGTACGGCGCACCGCGCAGGGTGACGGTGGCGCCGACCACCGACTCGCTGCCGCCGAAGAGCCGCTGCCAGCCGCGGTTGCTGAGCATCAGGACGGACGCCCCGTCGCGCTGCTCCTCGTCGCTGAACACCCGCCCCCTCGCGGCCGTCATCCCCAGCACGTCGCGGAAGGGCCCCACCGCGCGGATGGCCTGGACGAACCTCGCCTCGGTGCCGCGCCCCAGCACGAGCTGCTCGCCGTAGACCCCAATCACGCCACGCAGCCCGCCGACCTCGCGCCCGTAGTCGGCCGTGCGCGCCGGGTTGCCGCCGACCTTCTGCCCGGCGAGCGACTCGTCGAGCACCACGAGCCGGTCGGCGCCCGGGACGGGCAGGGGAGCCAGCAACACCCGATCGACGAGCGTGGAGGTGGCCAGCAGCACACCGGCGCCGAGGGCGAGGGTGAGCACGGCGGTGGCCAACAGCAGGGGACGTCGGCGGAGCCCACGGGCGGCCTGTCGCGTCTCGCGCGCCCACGTCGACAGCCAGGGGAGAGTGTCCTGCTCGACGCTGGCGGCCACCCACGGGCCTGGGAGACCGAGTCGTCGGCGCGCCTCACGCCGAGCGACCTCAGGCGCCCAGCCGGCAGCCTCGAGCTCGGCCGCGTGCTGCTCGCGGTGGAAGGTGACCTCGTCGACCAGTTCCTGCTCGATCCGGGCGCGCCGGGTCGTCGAGTTGATGAGCCGCTTCAGCCAACCCATGACCTTACTCGGCGAACCTGAGGACGTGGCGCACGCCCTGGAGGAGCTTCTGCCACTTGGCTTCCTCCTCGTCCAACTGGCGCCGGCCGGTCGGCGTGAGGGCGTACACCCGGGCCTTGCGCTGACTCTCGGTGACGCTCCAGGACGACTTCACCCAGCCCTCCTGTTCCAGCCGGCGGAGGGCCGGATAGAGCGAGCCCTCCTCGACTCGGAGCAGGGCATTGGAGGTGTTCTGGATGTGCTGCGCGATCGCATAGCCATGGCGGGGCCCGGCGTCGAGGGTCTTGAGGATCAGCAGCGTGAGCGTGCCCTGAAGGGCGTCGGTGCGTGGCGGCATCGGATACCTCGAATTCGATACATCGACATCGATGCCTCGAATTCTATGCCTAGAGACGCAGGGATGTCACCAGCAGTTCCATGGCCGTCGTGCGCGCCCGTCCTGCGGCGGTTTCCCCGGTATGCTGGCGATGTGGATGGAGACGTACAGCACGCCAGCAACGCCCGGATTGATGCGTATCTCGATCACCTGCGGGTCGTGCGGCGGTTGCAGCCGCTGTCGGTGGAGAGCTACAGCCGCGACCTCGTGCAGCTGGCGCGGTATGCGGCCGGCACCGGCAAGGCGCCCGAATCCCTGACGCTTCAGGACCTCGAAGCGTTCGTGCGCGGCCTGATGGCCGAGGGCTACTCGCCGCGCTCCGTGGCACGCATGGTGGCCGGCGTGCGGGGCTTCTACAAGCACCTGCTGGTGTCGCGGGTCATCGCCACCAATCCGGCCGACGACCTGCGTCCGCCGCGTGCCTGGCGGGAGCTGCCAAGGTACCTGTCACTCGACGAGGTGGACGCGCTGCTGGCGGCGCCCGATCTCTCCACTCCTCGAGGCCTCCGCGACCGAGCCATGCTGGATCTGCTGTACGCCACGGGGTTGCGCGTCTCCGAACTCGTGACGCTGCGCCCCTCCGACCTGAACCTGGAGGTCGGCTTCCTGACGTGTATCGGCAAGGGCGACAAACAGCGCATCGTCCCGGTGGGGGAGCAGGCGATCCGCTCGCTGCGGACCTACCTGGAAGAGGGAAGACGAGGGTTGTTGAAGGGGCAGGGATCGCCCTGGTTGTTCCCAGGCGGGCGGGGACCGGCGGCACTCACGCGGGTGGGATTCTGGAAGGCCCTGAAGGCGTACGCGATGAAGGCGGGCGTGACGCGCGATGTGTCACCGCACGTGCTGCGGCACTCGTTCGCCACGCACCTCCTGGATCGCGGGGCTGACTTGAGGGCAATCCAGATGATGCTGGGGCACGCCGCGCTGTCGACGACGCAGATTTACACCCATGTGCTCGAGGCGCGCCTGAAGCGTTTGTACGAGTCGCACCACCCGCGCGCATAGCCCACGCAAATGCCTGGCAGACAGCCGTTTGGCGCTCTTGTCGGCCGGCCGACAAGACGTGCTCAGGTGCGGGCCGACACGACCAGATAGGCAGCCACCGCGACGAAGAGGATGTTCGGCGCCCATGCCGCAATCGGCGGGGCCAGGACACCGGCGCTGCCCACGGCGGCAAACAGGCTCTGGGTGGTCCAGTAGAGGATCGCGAGCACGATGCCAATCCCGATCCCGAACAGCGTGCCCTTCCTCCCGGTCGTCACGCCGAACGGGATGGCAATCATCGTCATGATCAGCGTGATGAACGGGAAGGCCATCTTCCGGTGCATGGCCACCTGCAAGGGCACGGTGTTGTAGCCGGCCTTCTCGAGTTCGGCGATGTGGTCACGAAGCTGTCCGAGCTTGAGACGCTCGGCCATCACGGCTTCGGGTTCCTCGACGCCGAAATAGTCGGCCGTCTCGAGAGTGACGGTGCGGGTGGGGAAGACCTCGAAGTCGGTCACGGCGTTGCGGTCGCCGAACGTGCGGGTCCACCCGAGATCGGATCGCCAGGTCGTGCTGCTCATGTTGGTCGACACGCGGGCGTAGGTCCGCCCCGTGACGTTCCAGCCGCGCGTCCCGAACGTGTAGACGGTGAGGTCCTCGAGCCTGCCGGCGCGGGCATCGAACCGCCCGTAGTGATACAGCTCGCCGCTGCTGCCCGCCATCCACTGCCGCGAAGCCAGGCCGTAGCGGCTCCTGGTCGGCGTCCCGCTCCTGATGGTGTCGCGCAGTTCCTCGGCACGCCTGTTGGAGGCTGCCAGGATGCTCTGCTCCATGCCGAACAGCACCCCGCTCCACATCAACCCGAAGGCCAGCATGGGAATCGCGGCGCGGTACAACGAGACCCCGCATGCCTGCATCACTGTCAGCTCACTGGTCCGGGTGAGCAGGCCCACGGTGACCAGCGTGCCGACAAGTGCGGCCATGGCCGTGATGTAGTACGTGTACTGCGGTGTCGAATACGCGAAGAAACTCAGCAGCGTCTGCCCGGTCGTCTTGCCCTTGAAGAGGTATTCGCTGTAGTCGGTGAAGATGGCGATGTAGAACACCGCCAGCATGCCCAGGAAGGTGACCCCGAAGACCCGAAGGTAGATGCGGCTCAGGTACCGATCCAGGATGTTGAACGTCGGCAGGATGCCTTGAGGCACCTTGATGACGACCACCGTGCCGCTTCGGCGTGGGGCAGCCGCCGACGCCTGCGCAGGCTGCCGGGGGGCGGCATCCTCGACGGTGACCGCCCGCCCGCGGGACGATACCGACGGGGCGCCGACGCGGCGCAGCAGGCCGCCAAGAGCCTGCGGCACGGGAATTCGGAGGCTGGGGGAGAACTCGTAGCCGCGCGTCTTCATCACCAGCAGGACGAGCCCGGCCCCACCCAGCAGCACGTTGGGTATCCAGAGCGCGAACTCCGCCGGCACCTTCTGGCCCTTGGCCAACGCCTCACCCATGTACATCAGCACGTAGTACACGAGCACCACGGCGATGCCGATCACGAAACCGGCGTTCTTGCCATCCTTCCGGTGTGACACGCCCAGGCCGAGGGCGATGAGCCCGAACACCAGACAGGCCACCGGGATGGTGTACTTGCGCTGGATGGCCATGATCGGGTTGTGCGGCGACATGCCCTGTTCTCGCAACTGGCGGGCCTTTGTCCGCAGCTGCGGGATGGTCATCTCGTTGTCGCCGGGTGTCAGCCCCTGTCGGGGGAACACCGTCTCGGGATCGAGCGACACGGTCAGCGACTCGAACGACTGGAGCTCGTACTGCGC from Luteitalea sp. TBR-22 includes:
- a CDS encoding ABC transporter permease; the protein is MGWLKRLINSTTRRARIEQELVDEVTFHREQHAAELEAAGWAPEVARREARRRLGLPGPWVAASVEQDTLPWLSTWARETRQAARGLRRRPLLLATAVLTLALGAGVLLATSTLVDRVLLAPLPVPGADRLVVLDESLAGQKVGGNPARTADYGREVGGLRGVIGVYGEQLVLGRGTEARFVQAIRAVGPFRDVLGMTAARGRVFSDEEQRDGASVLMLSNRGWQRLFGGSESVVGATVTLRGAPYQIVGILPPEFAYPADIDVFAPSGPEYQRAPRGGNWLMVIGRLAPGATLASVEQEARAAARRFGETYPTHDRNLDVRLTSLQSHEARDVRSPLLMVLGAALVVYLVVCVNVGGLLFVRAMARDHESSVRLALGAGPWAMLRLAFHEAFLIAVAAMPLAWYVASLVLRWLERALAEDVTGLTGVTMGARTVGAGLGVVLVTTLVLAVWPAWHVLTRPARPGAALHAATEPPSRRRVRRLLVGTQVACSTVLLVLALLFSGSLQEMLRRPRGYDATHVVAIRYDLDWEQPKAEIDAVVRRILDAVNGTPGVVAAGAVDRFPLQGGTQSGSVLIYGEADVAPGRTDISVRSATPDYFRAMDIPLVSGRVFVDEGPGSARSEVVVSSAFARRHFGSVDPVGQRLWLRWKDDTPAWSEVVGVVGDVRQTFRDETAVPEVYRPWSRAYWPLVHVAARTDGTPDAVRRLRASLQRAIPDHPLGLLAPLDEAVDAGSRQARVLTRVMATCALAAALLAVVGLYGLLASEMVARRREVGIRLALGARTWSLRAWLLRPGLWLTTAGVTVGLLASIPAARLLEQQLFGIRSGDLSVRAIAAGVLLFAGVVAALVPACRIVSDRALSGLRYE
- a CDS encoding sensor domain-containing diguanylate cyclase, with protein sequence MSHESASGDQESLLQFLYQLPVAVWRMSGAGEIDLMNPRAVALLVALGLPSRADQGWAILQALDPALADLSRDHLGEPGLVAEQRPVERRDPQGQVRHLALTAIIVNPDSCMVAIEDVTSRVLQERQLARERQNLAVLLEALQGYFVVMLGLDLRITQSNRSIERLLGHGTTIVGRPGAELLRADSSEPVDLAAMAALAVRQGWASFEAEYQCADGGAIWGDTILSTIVDDAGEAAAFVIVARDVSERRRREVTLLDAALTDPLTRALNRRGLAARVEPWLEDARAGRGETMTALALDIDFFKRVNDTHGHDGGDAVLRHVGQLLAQLFRRGDIVARLGGEEFVVLLRDVPEHQAMAMAERVRRVIQDTPVPFKEATIAITTSVGVARGDNVTDVARLLHSADLALYRAKAEGRNRVVVAEPLD
- a CDS encoding LptF/LptG family permease, with the translated sequence MLRTLDRYIIRETLAPFGLTLLILTFLLQIPTIMDVAEKLIAKGVNLPTIGRILLTLLPSSLALTIPISLLVGLLMALGRLSADREAVAMQACGVSLYRILRPVGLMAVLATAATAYTMIEAMPRANQTFRDITFRIIQAKAESDVRPRVFFEEFPNLVLYVRDVPANTRGWKGVFLSDTRNPGEPQLLTADRGHFVLDPKTRRVDLILEDGIMHRSKVDTPAQYELQSFESLTVSLDPETVFPRQGLTPGDNEMTIPQLRTKARQLREQGMSPHNPIMAIQRKYTIPVACLVFGLIALGLGVSHRKDGKNAGFVIGIAVVLVYYVLMYMGEALAKGQKVPAEFALWIPNVLLGGAGLVLLVMKTRGYEFSPSLRIPVPQALGGLLRRVGAPSVSSRGRAVTVEDAAPRQPAQASAAAPRRSGTVVVIKVPQGILPTFNILDRYLSRIYLRVFGVTFLGMLAVFYIAIFTDYSEYLFKGKTTGQTLLSFFAYSTPQYTYYITAMAALVGTLVTVGLLTRTSELTVMQACGVSLYRAAIPMLAFGLMWSGVLFGMEQSILAASNRRAEELRDTIRSGTPTRSRYGLASRQWMAGSSGELYHYGRFDARAGRLEDLTVYTFGTRGWNVTGRTYARVSTNMSSTTWRSDLGWTRTFGDRNAVTDFEVFPTRTVTLETADYFGVEEPEAVMAERLKLGQLRDHIAELEKAGYNTVPLQVAMHRKMAFPFITLIMTMIAIPFGVTTGRKGTLFGIGIGIVLAILYWTTQSLFAAVGSAGVLAPPIAAWAPNILFVAVAAYLVVSART
- the xerD gene encoding site-specific tyrosine recombinase XerD, with translation MDGDVQHASNARIDAYLDHLRVVRRLQPLSVESYSRDLVQLARYAAGTGKAPESLTLQDLEAFVRGLMAEGYSPRSVARMVAGVRGFYKHLLVSRVIATNPADDLRPPRAWRELPRYLSLDEVDALLAAPDLSTPRGLRDRAMLDLLYATGLRVSELVTLRPSDLNLEVGFLTCIGKGDKQRIVPVGEQAIRSLRTYLEEGRRGLLKGQGSPWLFPGGRGPAALTRVGFWKALKAYAMKAGVTRDVSPHVLRHSFATHLLDRGADLRAIQMMLGHAALSTTQIYTHVLEARLKRLYESHHPRA
- a CDS encoding ABC transporter ATP-binding protein — encoded protein: MSHPLIRLDGIRKVFAADDVETHALDGIDLTIDFGEYVAIAGPSGCGKSTLLSILGLLESPTEGRYLLNGRSVDGLSTAERARTRNREIGFVFQSFNLIGDLTVHENVELPLTYMGMSAADRRKRVNGALERVGMAHRARHLPAQLSGGQQQRVAVARAVVTQPSILLADEPTGNLDSRNGEAVMQLLRDLHGDGATICMVTHDPRYAAHATRSVHLFDGRVVVDDQVRTTAAPQPPG
- a CDS encoding TldD/PmbA family protein, producing the protein MSSNRREFLKTVGATSMALASSDLVAALIAQSPRGKVLESKFKGLSDVALGEARRLGATYCDIRFTRNVSDSVTVRDRIVGGGGFGGGGGGGGFGGGGGRNESAGFGVRVLHSGVWGFASSPTVTEDQVRAITRQAVEVARASAVAKRFDVKLTPTPGYQTYWATPIKVDPATVSLDDKIAFLLGINEQLMKTKGVIRTQSSIAQDYEWKYFASSEGSYIEQETWRMAPSYTATARAGGKVKTRTYTVQARTGGYEVVTGGGMLENADRIAAEAVEHAMAPSVTAGLKDIVMTPSHSMLTIHEIIGHPTELDRILGYEANYAGTSFIKLSDVGKLKYGSKLFNVTADRTTPGALCTVGYDDDGVKTQSWPIIRDGILVGLQTNRETAHFMGEKESRGCTFATSWRNYPFLRMPNVHVEPGDDKAPSAEEIIADTKDGLLIDGRGSYSIDQQRYNGQFGGDAFWEIKNGKKTRMVADVTYNAITTDFYGNLDAVSNKGSWEMHGTTGDAKGQPVQINHISHGAPYMRVRKIMVGAAYL
- a CDS encoding TldD/PmbA family protein translates to MSYSREEVKAITDKILNMAKADAVEVDFQGGERSATRYANSSITANLIEHDQQVNITVYYGQKSASTVTHQFDDASLKTAIEEAQALARRKPDNPETMPLVKPPQNYVPVEAVIDRTANFGPAERAAMVKKSLDICEKKGVVGAGYIPKLHWTQATANSEGLFSYFRYAEASLILTCRTPDGTGSGWAGQTGLKDVSQIDPVAITERAADKALKSQKPRAIEPGDYTVILEPRPAARFLSLLLTSMDARSAEEGRSFMSGKERGQTKVGEKLFGDNVTIKSVINHPVLRQSPIGEDGLAAQDVTWVEKGVVKNLYYSRYWAQKTGKQPTATQPGLSLVMDGGTTSVEEMIKTTKRGLLVSFFWYMRPVEQMSILYTGMTRDGLFLIENGEITAPVQNFRWNETPVVGLNNISALGPPEPMHTGEAYDQPGTAMIPAMRIEDFTMTSVSPAV
- a CDS encoding PadR family transcriptional regulator, translating into MPPRTDALQGTLTLLILKTLDAGPRHGYAIAQHIQNTSNALLRVEEGSLYPALRRLEQEGWVKSSWSVTESQRKARVYALTPTGRRQLDEEEAKWQKLLQGVRHVLRFAE